The following coding sequences lie in one Burkholderia cepacia genomic window:
- the ftsA gene encoding cell division protein FtsA, with amino-acid sequence MSKDYKDLLVSLDIGTSKVVAIVAELKGEGHYEVIGLGQSESKGLKKGVVVNIEATVQSIQRALEEAELMADCKITNVFTGIAGSHIRSFNSSGMVAIKDKEVTQTDVARVIETAKAINIPTDQQVLHILTQEFIIDGQEDVREPIGMSGIRLEVKVHIVTGAVSAAQNIVKCVRRCGLEVNDLILQPLASSLAVLTEDEKDLGVVLVDIGGGTTDIAIFAEGAIRHTAVIPIAGDQITSDIAMALRTPTPDAEDIKVGYGIAKQALADPDEMVEVPGLGERGPRTLSRQALAAVIEPRVEELFSLVQQVVRESGYEELLSSGVVITGGASMMPGMVELGEDIFLKPVRIGAPEYAGGLSDVVRNPRYSTAMGLLVEGSAQRMRGRKVAVQSGNAGQVFSRMKEWFLSNF; translated from the coding sequence ATGAGCAAAGACTACAAGGATCTGCTGGTTTCCCTCGACATCGGCACGTCGAAGGTGGTGGCCATCGTCGCCGAGCTGAAGGGCGAGGGTCACTACGAGGTGATCGGTCTCGGCCAGAGCGAGTCGAAGGGTCTGAAGAAAGGTGTGGTGGTCAACATCGAGGCCACCGTGCAGTCGATCCAGCGCGCGCTCGAGGAAGCCGAGCTGATGGCCGACTGCAAGATCACCAACGTGTTCACGGGGATCGCGGGCAGCCACATCCGCAGCTTCAACTCGAGCGGGATGGTCGCGATCAAGGACAAGGAGGTCACGCAGACGGATGTCGCGCGCGTGATCGAGACCGCGAAGGCGATCAACATCCCGACCGACCAGCAGGTGCTGCACATCCTCACGCAGGAATTCATCATCGACGGCCAGGAAGACGTGCGCGAGCCGATCGGGATGAGCGGTATCCGCCTCGAGGTGAAGGTGCACATCGTGACGGGCGCGGTGAGCGCCGCGCAGAACATCGTCAAGTGCGTGCGCCGTTGCGGGCTGGAAGTGAACGACCTGATCCTGCAGCCGCTCGCGTCGTCGCTGGCCGTGCTGACGGAAGACGAGAAGGATCTCGGCGTGGTGCTGGTCGACATCGGCGGCGGCACGACGGACATCGCGATCTTCGCCGAAGGCGCGATCCGCCATACCGCGGTGATTCCAATCGCCGGCGACCAGATCACGAGCGATATCGCGATGGCGCTGCGCACGCCGACGCCGGATGCGGAAGACATCAAGGTCGGCTACGGGATCGCGAAGCAGGCGCTCGCCGATCCGGACGAAATGGTCGAAGTGCCGGGCCTCGGCGAACGCGGCCCGCGCACGCTGTCGCGCCAGGCGCTCGCGGCCGTGATCGAGCCGCGCGTCGAGGAACTGTTCTCGCTCGTGCAGCAGGTCGTGCGCGAATCGGGTTACGAAGAACTGCTGAGCTCCGGCGTGGTCATTACTGGCGGTGCATCGATGATGCCCGGCATGGTCGAGCTCGGCGAAGACATTTTCCTGAAACCGGTGCGCATCGGCGCGCCGGAATATGCAGGCGGCCTCTCCGACGTCGTGCGCAATCCGCGCTACTCGACGGCGATGGGGCTGCTCGTCGAAGGCAGTGCCCAGCGCATGCGCGGCCGCAAGGTCGCCGTGCAGTCCGGCAACGCGGGGCAGGTGTTCTCGCGGATGAAGGAATGGTTCCTGAGCAACTTCTGA
- the ftsZ gene encoding cell division protein FtsZ, translating to MEFEMLETETNGTIIKVVGVGGAGGNAVQHMINRGVQGVDFIVMNTDAQALSRSRASSVIQLGNTGLGAGAKPEMGRAAAEEARERIADALRGAHMVFITAGMGGGTGTGAAPVVAQIAKEMGILTVGVVSKPFEFEGGKRMRVAEAGSQQLEDHVDSLIVVLNDKLFDVMGDDAEMDKCFQCADDVLNNAVAGIAEIINVDGLVNVDFEDVKTVMGEQGKAMMGTATVAGVDRARLAAEQAVASPLLEGVDLSGARGVLVNITSSRSLRLSETREVMNTIKSYAAEDATVIFGAVYDDAMGDALRVTVVATGLGRAAKKQQSAPMTLLRTGTDNQPVSAVSHGYAPAHHVSTADYGALDTPAVWRNSRETAASHVQALQEKGVDTYDIPAFLRKQAD from the coding sequence ATGGAATTCGAAATGCTGGAAACCGAGACCAACGGCACCATCATCAAGGTGGTCGGCGTTGGCGGCGCTGGCGGCAATGCCGTCCAGCACATGATCAACCGCGGCGTGCAGGGCGTCGACTTCATCGTGATGAACACGGACGCTCAGGCGCTGTCGCGTTCGCGTGCATCGTCGGTGATCCAGCTTGGCAACACGGGCCTCGGCGCCGGTGCGAAGCCGGAAATGGGTCGTGCGGCAGCGGAAGAAGCGCGTGAGCGCATCGCCGACGCACTGCGCGGCGCGCACATGGTGTTCATCACCGCCGGCATGGGTGGCGGCACGGGCACGGGCGCGGCACCGGTGGTCGCGCAGATCGCGAAGGAGATGGGCATCCTGACGGTTGGTGTCGTCAGCAAGCCGTTCGAGTTCGAAGGTGGCAAGCGCATGCGCGTCGCCGAAGCAGGTTCGCAGCAACTGGAGGATCACGTCGACTCGCTGATCGTCGTTCTGAACGACAAGCTGTTCGACGTGATGGGCGACGACGCCGAGATGGACAAGTGCTTCCAGTGCGCGGACGACGTGTTGAACAACGCGGTCGCAGGCATCGCTGAAATCATCAACGTCGATGGTCTCGTGAACGTCGACTTCGAAGACGTGAAGACGGTGATGGGCGAGCAGGGCAAGGCGATGATGGGCACGGCGACGGTTGCCGGCGTCGATCGCGCACGCCTCGCGGCGGAACAGGCCGTGGCGAGCCCGCTGCTCGAAGGTGTCGATCTGTCGGGCGCGCGCGGCGTGCTGGTCAACATCACGTCGAGCCGTTCGCTGCGCCTGTCGGAAACGCGCGAAGTGATGAACACGATCAAGAGCTACGCGGCGGAAGATGCGACGGTGATCTTCGGTGCGGTGTACGACGACGCAATGGGCGATGCACTGCGCGTGACGGTCGTGGCAACGGGTCTGGGCCGTGCGGCGAAGAAGCAGCAATCGGCACCGATGACGCTGCTGCGCACGGGTACGGACAACCAGCCGGTCAGCGCGGTGTCGCACGGCTATGCACCGGCCCATCACGTCAGCACGGCAGACTACGGCGCGCTGGATACGCCGGCAGTGTGGCGCAATTCGCGCGAAACCGCGGCATCGCACGTGCAGGCGCTGCAGGAGAAGGGGGTCGACACGTACGACATCCCGGCTTTCCTGCGCAAGCAGGCTGACTGA
- a CDS encoding peroxiredoxin: MIQVGDALPDAQLFEFIDDARDGCTLGPNAYSVHDQVAGKRVVIFGLPGAFTPTCSAQHVPGYVEHAEQLRAAGIDEIWCVSVNDAFVMGAWGRDLHTAGKVRMMADGSAAFTHALGLTQDLSARGMGIRSLRYAMVIDGGVVKTLAVEAPGKFEVSDAASVLATLTS, from the coding sequence ATGATTCAAGTGGGCGACGCGCTGCCCGACGCGCAGTTGTTCGAGTTCATCGACGACGCGCGCGACGGGTGCACGCTGGGGCCGAACGCCTACAGCGTGCACGACCAGGTTGCGGGAAAGCGGGTGGTGATCTTCGGATTGCCGGGCGCTTTCACGCCGACCTGCTCGGCGCAGCATGTACCGGGCTACGTCGAACACGCCGAGCAACTGCGCGCGGCGGGTATCGACGAGATCTGGTGCGTGTCCGTCAACGACGCATTCGTGATGGGCGCATGGGGACGTGATCTGCACACCGCGGGCAAGGTGCGCATGATGGCGGACGGCAGCGCGGCTTTCACTCATGCGCTGGGGCTGACGCAGGATTTGTCCGCGCGTGGCATGGGAATTCGTTCCCTGCGCTACGCGATGGTGATTGACGGCGGTGTGGTCAAGACGCTGGCCGTCGAGGCGCCGGGCAAATTCGAAGTGAGCGATGCGGCGAGTGTTCTCGCGACGTTGACGTCCTGA
- the lpxC gene encoding UDP-3-O-acyl-N-acetylglucosamine deacetylase, with translation MLKQRTIKSIVKTVGIGVHSGHKIELTLRPAAPGTGIVFSRVDLPTPVDIPASAMSIGDTRLASVLQKDGVRVSTVEHLMSACAGLGIDNLYVDVTAEEIPIMDGSAATFVFLIQSAGIEEQNAPKRFIKVKKPVEIRDGDKFARLDPYFGFKLKFSIDFRHPAVDKTGQELEVDFATTSYVREIARARTFGFAHEAEMLREIGLARGGSMDNAIVLDEYRILNNDGLRYDDEFVKHKMLDAIGDLYVIGHPLLASYTAYKSGHGLNNALLRELLAHEDAYEIVTFEDPQAAPKGFAFDAQTAFA, from the coding sequence ATGTTGAAGCAGCGCACCATCAAATCCATCGTCAAGACCGTGGGTATCGGTGTCCACTCGGGCCACAAGATCGAGTTGACGCTCCGTCCCGCCGCACCGGGCACGGGCATCGTCTTTTCACGTGTCGACCTGCCCACGCCGGTCGACATTCCCGCGTCGGCGATGTCGATCGGCGACACGCGGCTCGCGTCGGTGTTGCAGAAGGATGGCGTGCGCGTGTCGACCGTCGAGCACCTGATGTCCGCGTGTGCTGGTCTCGGCATCGACAACCTGTACGTCGACGTGACGGCCGAGGAAATCCCGATCATGGACGGCAGCGCGGCTACGTTCGTGTTCCTGATCCAGTCCGCCGGCATCGAGGAGCAGAACGCGCCGAAGCGCTTCATCAAGGTGAAGAAGCCGGTCGAAATCCGGGATGGTGACAAGTTCGCGCGTCTCGATCCGTATTTCGGCTTCAAGCTGAAGTTCTCGATCGATTTCCGTCACCCGGCCGTCGACAAGACGGGCCAGGAGCTCGAAGTCGATTTCGCGACCACGTCGTACGTGCGCGAGATCGCGCGTGCGCGCACGTTCGGCTTCGCGCACGAAGCCGAGATGCTGCGTGAGATCGGCCTGGCGCGCGGCGGCAGCATGGACAACGCGATCGTGCTCGACGAGTACCGCATCCTGAACAACGACGGGCTGCGCTATGACGACGAATTCGTGAAGCACAAGATGCTCGACGCGATCGGCGACCTGTACGTGATCGGTCATCCGCTGCTGGCGTCGTACACCGCGTACAAGTCGGGTCATGGCCTGAACAACGCGTTGCTGCGCGAGCTGCTCGCGCACGAAGATGCGTACGAGATCGTGACGTTCGAGGATCCGCAGGCTGCGCCGAAGGGTTTCGCGTTCGACGCGCAGACGGCCTTCGCGTAA
- a CDS encoding DUF721 domain-containing protein: protein MNRFSKRFGPLAAYRPQPVSEVLGRTDAFTALRAGVEQIASLQRDLAALLPEYLANHVEPGFIKDGTLTLFAAHNALAARLRQVEPRLLGDLQKRGWAVSTLRVRVRPKDAPEPPHVKQARMTSVGAAALRDLADHLEPSPLQDALARMAARHGAKPR from the coding sequence ATGAACCGATTTTCCAAGCGTTTCGGCCCGCTCGCCGCCTATCGCCCGCAACCCGTGTCGGAAGTGCTCGGCCGCACCGACGCATTTACGGCGCTGCGCGCCGGTGTCGAGCAGATCGCGTCGCTGCAGCGCGACCTCGCCGCGCTCCTGCCCGAATACCTCGCGAATCATGTCGAACCGGGCTTTATCAAGGACGGCACCCTGACCCTCTTTGCCGCGCACAATGCGCTGGCTGCCCGGTTGCGGCAAGTCGAGCCGCGGCTGCTCGGCGATCTCCAGAAGCGCGGCTGGGCCGTATCGACGCTGCGCGTGCGCGTGCGGCCGAAGGACGCGCCGGAGCCGCCGCACGTGAAGCAAGCGCGAATGACCTCGGTCGGCGCCGCCGCGTTGCGCGATCTCGCCGATCATCTCGAACCGTCGCCGCTGCAGGACGCGCTTGCGCGAATGGCCGCCCGGCACGGCGCAAAGCCGCGTTGA
- the secA gene encoding preprotein translocase subunit SecA — translation MTTGFLQKIFGSRNQRLVKQYQKTVTTINALETQIEKLTDDQLRGKTDEFRQRVAAGESLDKLLPEAFAVCREASRRVLKMRHFDVQMIGGMVLHYGKIAEMRTGEGKTLVATLPVYLNALAGRGVHVVTVNDYLAQRDAEWMARLYNFLGLSVGINLSGMEHDQKQQAYAADITYGTNNEFGFDYLRDNMVYETDARVQRALNFAVVDEVDSILIDEARTPLIISGQAEDHTELYVRMNALPPLLERQIGEEKADGTGVEKPGDYTLDEKARQVFLTESGHEKAERLLAEWGLIGEGESLYAPQNITLMHHVYAALRAHTLFHKDQHYVVQNGEVVIVDEFTGRLMAGRRWSDGLHQAVEAKEHVKIQSENQTLASITFQNYFRMYAKLAGMTGTADTEAYEFNEIYGLETVVIPTNRPPKRIDKQDQIYKTAKERYDAVIRDIRDCYERGQPVLVGTTSIENSELLSHLLKQAGLPHEVLNAKQHEREAAIVAEAGRPNRVTIATNMAGRGTDIVLGGNAEKQAAFIEADDAIPADEKARRIQQLHDEWETLHEQVKAAGGLHIIGTERHESRRIDNQLRGRAGRQGDPGSSRFYLSLDDPLLRIFAGDRVRSIMDRLKMPEGEAIEAGIVTRSIESAQRKVEARNFDIRKQLLEYDDVSNDQRKVIYQQRNELLEAHDITETITAMRHGVVTEVVRQFVPEGSIEEQWDVPELEEALRNDWQLDLAIQEMVNESSSITAEEILDAVMTAADEQYESKVAMVGRESFSAFERSVMLQTVDRLWREHLAALDHLRQGIHLRGYAQKNPKQEYKREAFELFAAMLEAIKQEVTRVVMNVQIQSPEQLEEAAEQIEERAGHLENVEYQHADYAEAGAPVANVAAAAAATATADMVGSAMTHSGPGGEMPKVGRNDPCPCGSGKKYKQCHGKLS, via the coding sequence ATGACAACCGGTTTTCTCCAGAAAATTTTTGGCAGCCGCAACCAGCGGCTCGTCAAGCAATACCAAAAGACCGTCACGACGATCAATGCGCTCGAAACGCAGATCGAGAAGCTGACGGACGACCAGTTGCGCGGCAAGACGGACGAATTCCGCCAGCGGGTCGCGGCCGGCGAGTCGCTCGACAAGCTGTTGCCCGAGGCGTTCGCGGTCTGTCGCGAGGCCAGCCGTCGCGTGCTGAAGATGCGGCACTTCGACGTGCAGATGATCGGCGGCATGGTGCTCCACTACGGCAAGATCGCGGAAATGCGTACCGGCGAAGGCAAGACGCTCGTCGCGACGCTGCCCGTGTACCTGAATGCACTGGCCGGCCGCGGCGTGCACGTCGTGACCGTCAACGATTATCTTGCGCAGCGCGACGCCGAATGGATGGCGCGCCTCTACAACTTCCTCGGTCTGTCGGTCGGCATCAACCTGTCCGGCATGGAGCACGACCAGAAGCAGCAGGCGTATGCCGCGGACATCACGTACGGCACGAACAACGAGTTCGGCTTCGACTACCTGCGCGACAACATGGTCTACGAGACCGACGCGCGCGTGCAGCGGGCCCTGAACTTTGCGGTCGTTGACGAAGTGGACTCGATCCTGATCGACGAAGCGCGTACGCCGCTGATCATTTCGGGCCAGGCCGAGGATCACACCGAGCTGTACGTGCGGATGAACGCACTGCCGCCGCTGCTCGAGCGCCAGATCGGCGAAGAGAAGGCCGACGGCACGGGCGTCGAGAAGCCGGGCGACTATACGCTCGATGAAAAGGCGCGCCAGGTGTTCCTGACGGAATCGGGCCACGAGAAGGCCGAGCGCCTGCTCGCCGAATGGGGCCTGATCGGCGAGGGCGAGAGCCTGTACGCGCCGCAGAACATCACGCTGATGCACCACGTGTACGCGGCGCTGCGTGCACACACGCTGTTCCACAAGGATCAGCACTACGTCGTGCAGAACGGCGAAGTGGTCATCGTCGACGAATTCACGGGCCGCCTGATGGCCGGCCGCCGCTGGTCCGACGGCCTGCACCAGGCCGTCGAGGCGAAGGAACACGTGAAGATTCAGAGCGAGAACCAGACGCTCGCCTCGATCACGTTCCAGAACTACTTCCGGATGTACGCGAAGCTGGCCGGCATGACCGGTACCGCGGACACCGAGGCATACGAATTCAACGAGATCTACGGTCTCGAGACGGTCGTGATTCCGACCAACCGTCCGCCGAAGCGGATCGACAAGCAGGACCAGATCTACAAGACGGCCAAGGAGCGCTACGACGCGGTGATTCGCGACATCCGCGACTGCTACGAGCGCGGCCAGCCGGTGCTGGTCGGCACGACGTCGATCGAGAACTCCGAGCTGCTGTCGCACCTGCTGAAGCAGGCCGGGCTGCCGCACGAAGTGCTGAACGCGAAGCAGCACGAGCGTGAAGCGGCGATCGTCGCGGAAGCCGGCCGTCCGAACCGCGTGACGATCGCGACCAACATGGCCGGTCGCGGTACCGACATCGTGCTCGGCGGCAATGCCGAGAAGCAGGCTGCATTCATCGAGGCCGACGACGCGATCCCGGCCGACGAAAAGGCACGCCGCATCCAGCAACTGCACGACGAGTGGGAAACGCTGCACGAGCAGGTGAAGGCCGCGGGCGGCCTGCACATCATCGGCACCGAGCGCCACGAATCGCGCCGGATCGACAACCAGCTGCGCGGCCGTGCGGGCCGTCAGGGCGATCCGGGCTCGTCGCGCTTCTACCTGTCGCTCGACGATCCGTTGCTGCGCATCTTCGCGGGCGACCGCGTGCGCTCGATCATGGATCGCCTGAAGATGCCGGAAGGCGAGGCGATCGAGGCCGGCATCGTCACGCGGTCGATCGAATCCGCGCAGCGCAAGGTCGAAGCGCGCAACTTCGACATCCGCAAGCAGCTGCTCGAATACGACGACGTGTCGAACGACCAGCGCAAGGTGATCTACCAGCAGCGCAACGAACTGCTCGAAGCGCACGACATCACCGAGACGATCACCGCGATGCGTCATGGCGTGGTCACTGAAGTCGTTCGCCAGTTCGTACCGGAAGGCAGCATCGAAGAGCAGTGGGACGTGCCCGAGCTCGAGGAAGCGCTGCGCAACGACTGGCAGCTCGACCTCGCGATTCAGGAAATGGTGAACGAGTCGTCGTCGATCACGGCCGAGGAAATTCTCGACGCCGTGATGACGGCCGCCGACGAGCAGTACGAGAGCAAGGTCGCGATGGTCGGCCGCGAATCGTTCAGCGCGTTCGAACGCTCGGTGATGCTGCAAACGGTCGACCGCCTGTGGCGCGAACACCTCGCAGCGCTCGACCACTTGCGCCAGGGCATCCACCTGCGCGGCTATGCGCAGAAGAATCCGAAGCAGGAATACAAGCGCGAAGCGTTCGAACTGTTCGCCGCGATGCTCGAGGCGATCAAGCAGGAAGTCACGCGCGTCGTGATGAACGTGCAGATCCAGTCGCCGGAACAGCTCGAGGAAGCCGCCGAGCAGATCGAGGAGCGCGCCGGTCATCTCGAGAATGTCGAGTACCAGCACGCCGACTACGCGGAAGCCGGTGCGCCGGTGGCGAACGTCGCGGCTGCCGCGGCGGCCACCGCTACGGCCGACATGGTCGGCAGCGCGATGACGCACAGCGGCCCCGGCGGCGAAATGCCGAAGGTCGGCCGCAACGACCCGTGCCCGTGTGGCAGCGGCAAGAAGTACAAGCAATGTCACGGGAAGCTGTCATGA